The following is a genomic window from Carassius gibelio isolate Cgi1373 ecotype wild population from Czech Republic chromosome B7, carGib1.2-hapl.c, whole genome shotgun sequence.
CAGAGAGGCACGGTGTATTTGAGCGAACGTTCGCAACGGAGCTCTAGTTTCTTTAGTGCTGCTCGTTCAGGCAACATGAGATCTTTAAAGACGTCTTGTGAGAGACTGGCCTGGAAAACTCCAAGAACGCTGAGCGACTGACAGCTTTTCAGCACTTGGCTCAGAGTTTCAGCGTTGACGCCACACACCAGAGAGTGATTGTTGATGTAAAGCCTTTGCAGAGCAGGGCAAAGCATGGCTACACTCCTGACGAAGGAGTCGCTGAGGGTGAAAGGTACACCCTTTAGGTCAAGCACAGTTAGGGATGACCCGTTCGTCAGTATGTCCACTAAGCCTTGCTGCAGGTCCTGACCAGCATAAAAGAGAGGTGTGTTCCCCTCACAACAGATGGAAAGTCCTTCCAGCCGCCCGTCACCGCTGGCAACTGCCTGCCGCAGCACCCACAGTGCTGTTTTGCGATTGGCTGGATCGGTCAGACACATTCTCAGTTTCAAATTTCTGACCAGTGGCAGAAGAGCAGAATATCTGTCAGGGACACTGGTTTCTGACTCACACCTAAGACGAGagataaaataaacagtgctGTTATGTATTAACTAAGGTACAAGTGACAATTTTATGACAATGTAGCAGTTTATGGTTCAAAGTCTTTACTAATGACGTGCTTTTATCAAGGTTCCTAATCAGCATGGAACCTTTGGTCAAATATGGAGCCATGGAGAAGAAAACGAGGAAGAAGAAAATCACACAGGAGAGTCTTTATTAACTAAAATTTTCTCCTAGACAGCAATGAGATTATAACGAGTAATTGAGAGCTAATGGAGACTTTTAAAGTATCTTGCTTCTCCAAGGTTTTTAAACCCCAGAAATCTCACACCTGTTCTAAAATTTTCATAagatctcaacaatgtctcaaactgAGCTCAGAATGACCAACATATCAGTTTGCtatcaaaaagataaaaaaaaaaaaaaacatattaatgtaataaattattaaactttCGTTATAACATAAAAGTCAGTAGATTTATTACTACTGTATCATGTACTCTTATTATTTCTCCTGGGAATTTTTAGGAGAAACATGTGAGACAGAGTTAATATTTGCACGCAGTTTAATTGAGATCTCCATTAAGCCTCCTGAGATGTGAAAGAGCAAGATCTAAGTAACAAAACAATCCTCTGGGAGGGTTTCCTTATATGAGACGGATATAAGACAAACCAACAGCTCTTACCTGACTTCAGTATCTTTCCATGAGCTTGGATGTGTCATGATATTAGACCAAGCCTTACTAACAGCAAATGCATTGCATTTGTCCTGTAAAGGCAGGaaggaaaaaatatgtgcaaggaTCTCTTCTGGCAGATCCATTCCAAATCAGCCCTTTACCTCCTGTCAGCCGCggtacattaaaattaaaagatgttTTAACCGAAAATCTCTTAATCGAGCACAGTTCGTGATGACTCtgctgtctgtatgtctgtca
Proteins encoded in this region:
- the fbxl8 gene encoding F-box/LRR-repeat protein 8, producing MDLPEEILAHIFSFLPLQDKCNAFAVSKAWSNIMTHPSSWKDTEVRCESETSVPDRYSALLPLVRNLKLRMCLTDPANRKTALWVLRQAVASGDGRLEGLSICCEGNTPLFYAGQDLQQGLVDILTNGSSLTVLDLKGVPFTLSDSFVRSVAMLCPALQRLYINNHSLVCGVNAETLSQVLKSCQSLSVLGVFQASLSQDVFKDLMLPERAALKKLELRCERSLKYTVPLCDQIWLELKLRHPRLWVELELDHTLPELHVPGVLQPSIPVRCLRLLTWTLLLDEVRIVRQSYANTLEVLELQTVPSPELNSELIALAKQCVKLQEVHCYCVVSQEVITAFLTNCPNLCRFTLKTHKEPHPWTSNKLQ